The genomic region GGATGGCCTTCGAGTCAGATTCCACTATTCGACGGTGAGCCTCGGCTGCTTCGTCATCAGCGAGAATCCGCGGAATATACGGCAGTGCGGTGCTCGCGGCGAAATCATCGGCAAAGATTGAGTAAAAGATTCTGGTCGCCCCGGCTTCCAACGCAGCCTCTGCGTCGGTTTTTGAATACACCTTCACCAAAAGCTCCTGACCGTCTGATTCAAGCGGGTTCAGCTCGGGTAGCGGCACCCGTCGCCTTACGCGCGTGGGCGGAGCGATCTTAGGGTTCTGATGCGGCAGCGGTGTTAAGTGCAGCGGCGCGGTTGATGAGGTCTTGTAAATGGTATCGCCGGCGGCGGCGCGAATGGCTAACTGTACCGTTTCCCCCCTATCGGCGTGGGAGACCGACTTCCCATCGAGCTCTATTTCCTTGATCACCGCACCGTCGATGCCTGCTTTCGTCCAGATCCCGATACCATCGCCCACGGCGAGCAGCTCATGCAGCGTGACCCTTCGGTCCTTACTAAGCACGCCGAGAAAGAGCCCGCGGTTACGTGGCGTCTCCGGTGCGATAAGGTCCACGGTATCGAAGAGGTATCCCTCCGTAAAGTCACGGTTGAACTCAAGCGCGAGCTCTTTAAGCTCCCGTTCAGGCACGCGGAACTCGCCCTTATAGTACGAATCGACGGCAAGACGGTAGACGCGTGTTGCGAGCGCCGTGTACCGCGGACTCCGGAGCCGACCTTCAATTTTGAACGAGGCAATACCCGCGGCGATGAGTTCCGGAACCCGTCTCACGAGGCAAAGGTCCTTGGTGCTCAACCGGTAACTGCCGTTATAGCTCTTCCGGCACGGCTGCGCACACAGGCCCCGGTTACCGCTACGCCCGCCTAGAAAGCTGGAGAAGAGGCACAGGCCGCTATAGCTGAAGCAGAGCGCGCCGTGCACGAACACCTCTGTCTCTATCGCGGTCTTCTTGATAAAAGCCCGCACCTGCGCGAGCGATAACTCCCGGGGCAGCGTTACGCGGTCTACCCCGGGGAGGAGATCGGCATAAGACGAGTTGGAAACAGCGGCCTGCGTCGAGCTATGGATCCTCAAATCCGGAAACGTATCTTTAAGCAGAGGAGCAAACGAGAGGTGCTGGATGATAACGCCGTCGATGTCCCGGGAATAAGCTTCTGAAACGTCATCAAAGAACGCCGGAAGCTCGTCATTCTTCACCAGAATATTGAAGGTGAGATAGACCTTCACGCCATGCTCGTGCGCGTAGCTTACCGCATCACGGAGCTCCCGCATCGTGAAGTTCTCCGCACGCCGCCGCGCGTTGAACGTGCCAACGCCGAAATAAACGGCATCAGCGCCGTTCTCGACTGCGGCTTGCAGTGACCGCGGACTCCCGACGGGTGATAACAGTTCTACTCGGGTCGGCATTGCTTGATCTTTTACTCGCGTTCTACTATCTACGAAAGACCGCAGTCGCCAAAAAGATCGATCGCTTTTTCTGCAGTCGATACAGATCCGGCGCGGAAACCGGCAAACTCACTTTGCCCCTTCCTTTTTCTGCAGCTACACGTATCCTTCTTCATATCCTACCATGAACCGCACCAGACGCGTCTTCTTCTCCTGCTCCATGCGCGGCGGGTACAGCCGGGTGAAACAAGCAGAATTACGCAAGATCCCGGACATGATCGAGGAGCTGGATCTGGAGCTTCTCAGCAGGCATCAAACGCAAGCGAACTTTGCAGAACGCGAGTCGAGACTCACAAATCAGCAGATTCACGATCGCGATTACCGCTGGCTGGAGGAAGCAGACCTTGTGATAGCGGAGATAACGAACCCGAGCCTTGGCGTGGGTGCGGAAATTGCCGATGCCATTCATCTCAAGCTCCCCGTGCTGGCAGTATATAAACGTGAGTACGAGGACCAAATCTCCGCGTACATACGCGGCAAACCGGGTGTGGTGAGCAGGGCGTATTCGGACCACGGTGAGTTGAAAGAGCGCATTCGGGAATTTATACAGCAAGAAAAGCCCGCGGATAGCAAGGTCAAAAGCGGTTTAGCGTCTTTGCAATTCCTTTACTAAGCTCTTTCTGAAGTCTCTTAGCACGGGCCAGTAAATTCCAGGAAGAAACCGCTTCAATTCGTTGTATATAGCCCTATCATCTATTCTCTCGATTTCACGCAAGAGTTCCGCTTTGTATGACGCAACCACGTTCCTTGCCAGTTTGAGGGCGATGGTG from Methanomicrobia archaeon harbors:
- a CDS encoding U32 family peptidase, which gives rise to MPTRVELLSPVGSPRSLQAAVENGADAVYFGVGTFNARRRAENFTMRELRDAVSYAHEHGVKVYLTFNILVKNDELPAFFDDVSEAYSRDIDGVIIQHLSFAPLLKDTFPDLRIHSSTQAAVSNSSYADLLPGVDRVTLPRELSLAQVRAFIKKTAIETEVFVHGALCFSYSGLCLFSSFLGGRSGNRGLCAQPCRKSYNGSYRLSTKDLCLVRRVPELIAAGIASFKIEGRLRSPRYTALATRVYRLAVDSYYKGEFRVPERELKELALEFNRDFTEGYLFDTVDLIAPETPRNRGLFLGVLSKDRRVTLHELLAVGDGIGIWTKAGIDGAVIKEIELDGKSVSHADRGETVQLAIRAAAGDTIYKTSSTAPLHLTPLPHQNPKIAPPTRVRRRVPLPELNPLESDGQELLVKVYSKTDAEAALEAGATRIFYSIFADDFAASTALPYIPRILADDEAAEAHRRIVESDSKAILLGNLGLLPSLECSGALQRVYLEYSANIFNDLDVAFVHRYGAVVPVVSPELTLTELSAFRSKNFAVLVHGRPVLMTTKYPLPGERLEDERGFVFPVRREFTYTQILNSLPMGLFNEVQWLCEVGITKFFLDLTDGNAGRIIGLYRDVLAGKTVKKSARRKHTRGHFTRGVQ